From one Burkholderia pyrrocinia genomic stretch:
- a CDS encoding chemotaxis protein CheC, with protein MPESVFTAEQRDALQEIANLAMGRAAARLALLLGRFIELSVPRVRVVKAADAGDALREMTGIHDNVTAVRQGFRSDIKGEAIVLCRSAGVARLMSIVDRTFGEGVSGGMATPDELVFDVANVLMGACVASILDELGRKPVFFPPGLLGANVSFDDVFQPNVLAWSVALLLEVNFGLEDHTFRAHFVMLMAEDSIRLMGDALDALLSAL; from the coding sequence ATGCCTGAATCGGTGTTCACGGCGGAGCAACGCGACGCGTTGCAGGAGATCGCCAACCTTGCAATGGGCCGCGCCGCCGCGCGGCTTGCGTTATTGCTCGGGCGCTTCATCGAACTGTCGGTGCCGCGCGTGCGCGTCGTGAAAGCGGCCGACGCGGGCGACGCGCTGCGCGAGATGACGGGCATTCACGACAACGTGACCGCCGTGCGCCAGGGCTTCCGTTCCGACATCAAGGGCGAGGCGATCGTGCTGTGCCGCAGCGCGGGCGTCGCGCGGCTCATGTCGATCGTCGACCGTACGTTCGGCGAAGGCGTGTCCGGCGGGATGGCGACGCCGGACGAACTCGTGTTCGACGTCGCGAACGTGCTGATGGGCGCATGCGTCGCATCGATCCTCGACGAGCTCGGCCGCAAACCCGTGTTCTTTCCGCCGGGGCTGCTCGGCGCGAACGTGTCGTTCGACGACGTATTCCAGCCGAACGTGCTCGCGTGGAGCGTCGCGCTGCTGCTCGAGGTGAACTTCGGGCTCGAGGACCACACATTCCGTGCCCACTTCGTGATGCTGATGGCCGAGGATTCGATCCGGCTGATGGGCGACGCGCTCGACGCGTTGCTGTCCGCGCTATGA